The genomic window tccacctccttcctcttctttccttcttcccctctgcctccatCACCCAACTGTCCACACGTCTTCATCTctcacctgtccatccacccgtccacccatccacccacccacgcACCCACTCATCTGCAcgcccatccacccatccacacacacacacacacacacacacacacccgtccaTCCCTCTGCCTGTTCATCCGTCCACCCATCCACGTACCCATCCATAATTTACCCAggcatccacccatccacccaccaacGCTGCACTGGCTAGGTCCGCAGTGCTGGGATGGAGGCTGACCCCACGGTGGCTCTTGCCGTCAGGGGGCACAAACCAGGGTGTAGCTCCCAGGAGCACGCGGCCTCAGGTGCTGGGAGGCTGCGCCATGACAGCgggaggccaggccccagccGCGTGTGCGCCTGACTGAGGCGAGCACGCCTGAGATCCTGCAGGAGGCCACAGGACGGGACAGAGGGCCTGGACCTCAGGCCACCGGgcgctgggcgggggcggggtggcctggccgctcccccacccctcctggaGCAGTGAGTGTGGGCGGAGCCAGCGCATGGGGATACAGGGGTCGTTTTATTATGCAGGACACAGGCAGGCGGGGGCTgcagcggggaggggggagggagggacgtGGCGGCCTGAGCTCCTGGCGCAGGTGTTGTGGCTGTCGATCTGGGCGTCACCTCGCGGGTGCCCCGGGGTCCGAGTCGGCGTCCACCTTCCCTGGGAGCTCTTGCCTCTTGGTGGGTGGCGGGCCCTTTAGCCAGGGCTCAGGGGTCTCTGTTTCAGCCCTGGGCTGTGAGAGGCAGGGCTGCTGGGTCACACAGAGCGAGAGCAGCGAGGCTGGGGTAGGCCTGGGAGCAAAAGGCGAGTTGGAGGGCCAAGGCTGTGCCGCGTTGGCAACAGGAGGCGCCGTCTGAGCTAGGGCGGGGGAGGGCACAGCCACCTGTACCTGCAGGCCAGGGTACCTGAAACACAGGCGGGGGTGCAGGCCCGTGAGGCCGGGCTGAGGACgggccccagccctgccggcCGCCGGGCCCAGCCGCCTGCTCCCCCTGCACGCCCCTGGCCTCTCTGGCTCACCCTCTTCCCCCTGTCGGGAGCAGGCCCCCAGCCTCAGCCGCCACCTCGGAGATCTGCTCCCTGGGCCGGGTCTGGGGCCCTGcggtgggtgggggaggctgccCTCCACttgccccctgctgcctgccagcctgGCCGACCCCCGGGGCCAGGCCCGCTGGAAGGCAGCCCAGGGAGGCCTCCTCTGGGCCCTTCCCCCAGCACACAGCTTGCTCTGCGGCAGCCGGGGGGCCTCCCTCCTCTCCAAGCCAAACCCCCCGGGCTCGGCCCCAACGCCATTTGTCAATGTCCTTGCAAACACGTGGCGCCCAGAAACGCAGGCGGCTTGGCCAGGACCACCCCGGCCAGAAGGGCTGTGGGGGGGTCCCGTTCAGCAGAGCTCAGCGAAAAACGGCTCCCACCTTCCGGCCCGGGCACCGCCGCGGAGGCCCCCTGGCCGCCGGCCCTGGCCGCTGGCTCCCTCGGACAGGCGCGCCTGCGGTCGGCCCCGAGACTGCGCGGCGCCCCTCACGTGTCTGCGGGCGGCCGGCTCTTCCTGCCCGCGGCCACGGCCCCCGGCAGCCAGCCAGGctcaggcctcccacctgggctcGGGTCCACCCCTGACCAGACCCCTCTATCCCTCCCAGTCCAGGCTGCGCCATGTTCATCTCGGCCACGTCGGTGTCCCTGGAGGCGGGCGGCGCCGGCGCCCAGGGGCCACCCGGACCCCCGCCGCCCCTGCTACCCAAGCCCGGCAAGGATAATGTCCGGCTCCAGAAACTGCTGCGCAGGGCGGCCCGCCGAAGGACCGCGGCGCCAGGGCCGCCCGCCGCGCCCTTGGCCTTCCGCGCCTCGCTGTCCCCCGTGAGCGAGGCCAGCCACGACCCGCCGGAGACCGCAGCCCCGGTCCCCGCCGCGCCCCGCTCCCCGCACACGCCCGTGGTCCCGCACGCCGCCTCACCCCCGCACAGGCCCGCGTTCTCCTTCCGCCTCAGCGCGCATGCAACTCCGGCTGCCCCCACCCGAGAACCCGCCCGCGCCCCCATCGGCTTTGCCTCTGTGCCGGCCCCCACCGCGGGAGGAACCCATGTCACACATGTGCACCTGCGGCTGTCCCCGAACCTGCACACCGGGACCCCTGAGCCCCCCAGGATGGCCCCAGGAGGGGGCCCCAACGGCAGGGACCAAGACACAAGCCCTCTCAAGCCCCCGCCACTGATTCCAGTGGCTCACATCCGTCCGCTGCCCACGGGAGTCCCAGCAGCCAGTCCCCAGCCCGAGGAGCCACCTGTAGCAAGGCCGCCGTCCAGCTTCCAGGCCACAGTGCCCAGAGAAGGTGGCACCAGGGTTGTGGTGCCCATAGCCCCCACCTACCGCTCACCCTGCAGCCCGGCTATGGCCCCCGAGGCTGTGAACACCCAGGATgccccaggggctggccctgccccagaaGCGGGACGGGTGTCCACGCCCCCCCGGGTCTCGCCCCCTCCGGGCCCCCAACCAAGCCCCCAACCGAGCCCTGTCCCCAGGATTGCACCCAAGCCCCAGGTCAGCGGGTGGACGCGCCTgaagaagcagctgatggaagagacGGAGGAGCCCCGGTTTCCGGAGCCCAAGCTGGAGCCCAGCCTGGGACCCCCGCAGCAGGAGGCGCCCGCCCCAGCCGGCCCTCGGCCCCCAGCCTCCCGGGCCTCCCGGATGTGGGACGCGGTGCTGTACCGCATGTCCGTGGCTGAGTCCCGCAGCCACCCCGGGGGGCCCGAGGGCGGGCAGCGGCCCCTGTCTGGCCTCTCTCGCCTGCCTTTCCTGTGCAGGCCTAGATTCGACGCCCGGAAGCTGCGGGAGgcggcccggccccctccctcaCTCCACACCATCCCGGGGCTGCCCCGGCAACCCATGAACTTCAACCGGACGGCTACCGGCTGGAAGCTCCCGTGAGGGGGCGATGGCCGCCAGGGCCCAGGACCAGGCGTGGACAGaggggcactgcagggggaggtggTGGTCGGGGAGGAGGGTccaggtggagaggaggaggatggtggctggaggaggaggtggctgcAAGGACAGAGCGGGGTCTGCGCGGAGGGTCTGTGGGGGGCTGACGGGGCCATCTTGGGGAGGGGtctcctgggggcagagggcagggtcaGCTCGAGCCTCTGCTGCCCTGCAGAGCTAGGGGACCGGCCTCCTGTTCCTTGGAGGGTAGGACTCAGGCCCTGGTGCTGTTGCCTGTGGCCACAGCATGGCTGCCTGGCAGGCGGTGGGGAGTCAGATTCCCCCCATCCCGGGGCCAGGGTGTGCAGCACGGAgaccccaggcctgggtgggcgTGAGCAGGGCTATGAGGAGGAAGTGGTGGGCAGGCTGATCCTAGAGACCCAGCTCCGGCGCATCGGGGGCTGCAGGCCGAGGGGCAGAGTGGGGGTCCACTGAGGGGAGCGGGCGCAGGCGACCAGACGTGCCTCGGCCGGGGACGGGCCGCGTGCTCAGCGCCAGGGCTGGGaccacagcagggcctgggggagcagccccCAGTGTGCAAGGCTCCCAGCTTTGCGACGCTGTCAGCCGCGGGCAGGGGAAGGAAGCGGGGGCTGTGGGTCTGGGGCCCTGGCACTAATAAACACAGCTGACCTACAGGGCCGCCACTTCCTGTCTTcaccaagggctggggctggggacgtGCGGAGCCCCACGCGGCCCTGAGCCGGGGAGGGGCCCAAGCTGGGGCGGGAGACTCCGAGACCGGGTCCTGTCCCTTTGGAGACTCTGGGTCCCTGCGATCTTGGTGGGGATGCCAAGTTCCGGAGGCTCCGTGCCTGCCCCCACTCCCCTAAGGTGCCCGGCTGACTGGGAGGACGCCCCAGGGAGCCGTGGGTGTCCCTGTGTggggccctggctggccctgccGAGATGGATGCGGGTTCCCGTGTGGGGTGAGGTGAGGGGGTCGGGCTGTGGGCCTCCGGGCTCCCTGTGCAGCCCCTCACCCGGTGGAGTGGGCCCGTGCACCCCACCACTCCCCCGGCCCTGCACTCACCGGGGACGGCGGCCTAAGGGGCTGCGCCCTCGTCCACCAGCACCTTCTCGTACTTTCCGTGCCCAGTCGCCACGAACTTGTACCTCTTCCCAGACGGGGTGCTCTGCCGGGGAGGGGCCGAGAGCGAAGGTGAGAGTGGCCGGCGGAAGGTGCCGCTGCCCCCAGGAGGCCCTCCCGGTGACACAGGGCAGCCCCCCCGCGCCCCCACCCAGCTGCATTCAGACCCCACCTTCAGTGTAGACGAGGTCTTGGAGCCTTCCTTCTGCTCCCAGAAACTCCTCTTGCTCATGTCTCCAGCCACAATGTCCTGGGTGCAAAGGACAGGGCCGTCATGGGGCGCTGGGCGCTGGGCTGTGCGGGAGACCCCAGGGGAAGAGGCGCTACCTGTGGCCACTCAGCTGCTGCCGCCCGGCCCCCTCCACGCCGACGAGAAGGGCCAGGCCAGCCCCTCCAGCTGGCCAGCGCTCTGCCCACCCTCACCTCGTCCCTGACGGCCCCACACTTGCGGTAGCACGGGCGCGCCTTGTAGCTCGAGCCCACTCTGTCCccccgggcccagccctgccctggcaggGGCCCTACCTTGCAGGAGGTGGCCTTGGCTGCAGACTGAGCCTGCACCTCGCCTGTCTCCCAGCGACTCTTGGTGCTGGCCACGGCCATGCTGGGCAGCTCTATGGAGGTCTGACGGGCTAGCCTGGGGGTCCGGCCAGCAGTCTGCAGGAAGACAGGGCTGGGTGGCTTTGGTGGCAGGCCACCGTGGGACACGGGGGAGCCTGTGAGGACAGTGCAGGTGCTTTCCCAAGCTGGGGCCAGGCCGAGTACCCCACACGGCCTCCTGCCTTTGTCTGCCCTTACAGGGCACACTCGTGGCATCCCAGCCAGGGGCTCCTGGCACGGGGCTGGAGGAACCTGGGCTGGATGAGGGGCACTGAATGGCTAGAGGGGTGTCGGCTGGGTGGAGGAGGGTAGGGGTGAGGGGTGTCGGCTGGGTGGAGGAGGGTAGGGGTGAGGGGTGTCGGCTGGGTGGAGGAGGGTAGGGGTGAGGGGTGTTGGCTGGGTGGAGGAGGGTAGGGGTGAGGGGTGTCGGCTGCATAGCAATGCAGGCGGAATAGAGGGGCATTGGCCGCGTGCAGGAGTGGGCGTTGAGTAGATG from Oryctolagus cuniculus chromosome 1, mOryCun1.1, whole genome shotgun sequence includes these protein-coding regions:
- the PRR33 gene encoding proline-rich protein 33, whose translation is MFISATSVSLEAGGAGAQGPPGPPPPLLPKPGKDNVRLQKLLRRAARRRTAAPGPPAAPLAFRASLSPVSEASHDPPETAAPVPAAPRSPHTPVVPHAASPPHRPAFSFRLSAHATPAAPTREPARAPIGFASVPAPTAGGTHVTHVHLRLSPNLHTGTPEPPRMAPGGGPNGRDQDTSPLKPPPLIPVAHIRPLPTGVPAASPQPEEPPVARPPSSFQATVPREGGTRVVVPIAPTYRSPCSPAMAPEAVNTQDAPGAGPAPEAGRVSTPPRVSPPPGPQPSPQPSPVPRIAPKPQVSGWTRLKKQLMEETEEPRFPEPKLEPSLGPPQQEAPAPAGPRPPASRASRMWDAVLYRMSVAESRSHPGGPEGGQRPLSGLSRLPFLCRPRFDARKLREAARPPPSLHTIPGLPRQPMNFNRTATGWKLP